The proteins below come from a single Argentina anserina chromosome 1, drPotAnse1.1, whole genome shotgun sequence genomic window:
- the LOC126800571 gene encoding uncharacterized protein LOC126800571 — protein MAPAEKKKKEEAKEAERKRAEQRQLLKKKKLRETVVNSVLAFPTYRPSSSSFRRRPSFPQEYNNEQNQSQGQGQGVVHAPVIKKKWVPKSGSLSENGAAKATASPSSLEMEKEKGNETEGCEATVEKKQTNEGVVDGEEKTKEEEGINNGGDGSSSIKSVDGKSRQNKNGSVRRKLRKQKKAVDGGEKKEAEDTKEGDTSSVQNQITPHLYTLKEYEEMKKRESLKEKKDNDNNSSHQQPQSPKKVSIDVNKEFQTPLVDERQRRFDNGGRRFNSEVRRRHNNARPMHNNGEPRFNNEGPRYNNGERRFNNEGRRFENGGQRFNNEGQKLEFSLNNAEFPILGRK, from the exons ATGGCTC CagcagagaagaagaagaaagaggaggCCAAGGAAGCCGAGAGAAAGAGGGCGGAGCAGAGGCAGctattgaagaagaagaagttgcGAGAGACCGTTGTCAACTCGGTTCTTGCCTTCCCTACATATcgcccttcttcttcttctttcagaAGACGTCCAAGTTTTCCTCAAGAATATAATAACGAGCAAAACCAAAGCCAGGGCCAAGGCCAAGGAGTCGTTCATGCACCAGTTATTAAGAAAAAGTGGGTGCCAAAGTCCGGGTCCTTGTCTGAGAATGGTGCAGCCAAAGCCACTGCTAGTCCCAGCTCCTTGGAgatggagaaggagaagggaaATGAGACCGAAGGCTGCGAGGCTACTGtcgaaaagaaacaaacaaatgaGGGAGTAGTAGATGGAGAGGAGAAAacaaaggaggaggagggtatTAATAACGGCGGAGATGGCAGTAGTAGCATCAAGAGTGTCGATGGGAAGAGTAGACAAAATAAGAATGGAAGCGTGCGAAGAAAACTAAGGAAGCAGAAGAAGGCTGTTGATGGAGGAGAGAAAAAGGAGGCTGAGGATACTAAAGAAGGTGATACTAGCAGTGTGCAAAACCAGATCACTCCTCATTTATATACTTTGAAAGAATATgaggagatgaagaagagggagagtttgaaagagaagaaagataATGACAATAACTCTTCCCACCAGCAGCCTCAGTCGCCCAAGAAAGTGAGCATTGATGTCAATAAGGAATTCCAAACACCGCTGGTGGATGAGAGACAACGCCGTTTCGATAATGGAGGTCGAAGATTTAACAGTGAAGTGCGGAGAAGGCACAACAATGCAAGGCCGATGCATAACAATGGAGAACCGAGATTCAATAATGAAGGGCCGAGATACAACAATGGAGAGCGGAGGTTTAACAATGAAGGCCGAAGATTTGAAAACGGAGGACAAAGATTTAACAATGAAGGCCAAAAACTTGAATTTAGTTTAAACAATGCAGAATTTCCTATCCttggaagaaaataa
- the LOC126789561 gene encoding uncharacterized protein LOC126789561: MKRLIALGFEGSANKIGVGVVTLDGTILSNPRHTYITPPGQGFLPRETAQHHLQYVLPLVKSALETAQVTPQEIDCLCYTKGPGMGAPLQVAAIVVRVLSQLWKKPIVAVNHCVAHIEMGRIVTGADDPVVLYVSGGNTQVIAYSEGRYRIFGETIDIAVGNCLDRFARVLELSNDPAPGYNIEQLAKKGEQFIDLPYAVKGMDVSFSGILSYIEATAVEKLKNNECTPADLCYSLQENVFAMLVEITERAMAHCDTRDVLIVGGVGCNERLQEMMKTMCAERGGRLFATDDRYCIDNGAMIAYTGLLAFAHGTATPLEESTFTQRFRTDEVEAIWRLKEESARVNG; the protein is encoded by the exons ATGAAGAGACTGATTGCTTTAGGGTTTGAGGGTTCAGCAAACAAGATCGGTGTTGGTGTTGTGACCTTAGATGGCACTATTTTGTCAAACCCACGCCACACATACATTACCCCTCCCGGGCAAGGTTTCCTTCCCCGAGAAACTGCACAGCACCATCTCCAATACGTTCTGCCGTTAGTCAAATCTGCTTTGGAGACTGCACAAGTAACCCCTCAAGAGATCGATTGCCTTTGTTACACCAAGGGTCCTGGAATGGGAGCACCACTACAAGTTGCTGCAATTGTTGTCAGGGTTCTTTCACAGCTCTGGAAGAAGCCCATTGTTGCAGTTAATCATTGTGTTGCACATATCGAGATGGGAAGGATTGTGACTGGTGCAGATGATCCTGTCGTGTTGTATGTAAGTGGTGGGAACACACAGGTAATTGCATATAGTGAAGGGAGGTATCGAATCTTTGGAGAGACCATTGACATTGCTGTTGGAAATTGCTTGGACCGGTTTGCCAGGGTCTTAGAGCTATCCAATGATCCAGCCCCTGGATATAACATTGAGCAG CTTGCAAAGAAAGGGGAACAGTTTATTGACCTCCCTTATGCTGTCAAAGGGATGGACGTGTCTTTTAGTGGAATCTTAAGCTATATCGAAGCCACTGCTGTGGAGAAACTAAAAAACAACGAATGCACCCCTGCAGACCTGTGCTACTCACTTCAG GAAAATGTGTTTGCAATGCTTGTTGAGATAACAGAACGTGCAATGGCACATTGTGATACAAGAGACGTACTTATTGTTGGTGGTGTGGGTTGCAATGAGCGCCTGCAAGAGATGATGAAAACCATGTGTGCTGAACGGGGTGGAAGATTGTTTGCAACTGATGATAGGTATTGTATTGATAACGGGGCAATGATTGCTTACACTGGTCTTCTTGCTTTTGCTCATGGAACAGCAACGCCATTGGAGGAATCAACTTTCACGCAACGGTTCCGGACTGATGAAGTGGAAGCAATCTGGAGACTGAAAGAGGAGTCGGCAAGAGTTAACGGGTAA
- the LOC126785896 gene encoding monothiol glutaredoxin-S6-like isoform X2, whose protein sequence is MRAPPPLSLKLIFPPNITTRIIRSRGPTLRRFSNPMADEASTTETVDAAKNKEEQQKPEPEKSEVPPPPEKPEPGDCCGSGCVRCVWDVYYDELDEYNKLYKSRSVRMGRSEFMFAAAVVLLLLGNGVVEGSKSSSAFVQNVIYSNKIAIFSKSYCPYCLRAKGIFSELNEQPYVVELDLRDDGGQIQSVLLDVVGRSTVPQVFVNGKHIGGCDDLKATVASGQLQKILGIS, encoded by the exons ATGAGAGCCCCTCCCCCTCTTTCCCTCAAGCTTATATTCCCTCCCAACATAACAACCCGAATCATCCGCAGCCGAGGCCCCACCTTGCGCCGCTTCAGCAACCCCATGGCCGACGAAGCTTCGACGACTGAGACGGTTGATGCGGCGAAGAATAAGGAAGAACAACAAAAGCCGGAGCCGGAGAAATCGGAAGTTCCGCCGCCGCCGGAGAAGCCGGAGCCCGGGGATTGCTGCGGCAGCGGCTGCGTCCGCTGCGTCTGGGACGTTTACTACGACGAGCTCGACGAGTACAACAAGCTATACAAAT CTCGATCGGTGAGGATGGGGAGGTCGGAGTTTATGTTCGCCGCGGCGGTGGTGTTGTTGTTGCTCGGGAACGGCGTCGTTGAGGGTTCGAAATCGTCGTCGGCGTTTGTGCAGAACGTCATCTACTCCAATAAGATTGCGATCTTCTCCAAATCGTATTGCCC GTATTGTTTGCGTGCTAAGGGTATATTCAGTGAATTAAACGAGCAACCTTATGTTGTCGAGCTTGATCTTCGAG ATGATGGAGGGCAGATTCAGAGTGTTCTTCTAGATGTGGTTGGCCGATCCACTGTCCCACAAGTGTTTGTGAATGGCAAGCACATTGGCGGTTGTGATG ATCTCAAAGCCACTGTTGCGAGTGGTCAACTTCAGAAGATTCTTGGTATAAGTTGA
- the LOC126786298 gene encoding uncharacterized protein LOC126786298 isoform X2, whose product MNLMMMNYEVDHQRIKTNGIWMHVAEKGTGPLVLLIHGFPEFWYAWRHQINFLADKGYHVVAPDLRGYGDSDAPLSPSSYSMVHIVGDLIGLIDHFGQQKVYVVGHDWGAVAGWYLSLFRPDKVMGLVTLTVPYYPRSPTTKTIPSIKQVYGDGCHAIQFQEPGRAERAFARYDYTTVMKKFLLITDKMIAPPDMEIIDFLETKWSLPPWLTEEDIQVYAEKFEESGFTGAFNYYRAMDLYRHHMDKEYGPINTYISKMWISTVPWTCKYANNNHFSAYFF is encoded by the exons ATgaatttgatgatgatgaattaTGAGGTTGACCACCAAAGGATCAAAACCAATGGAATATGGATGCATGTAGCAGAGAAAGGTACAGGTCCTCTTGTTTTGTTGATTCATGGCTTCCCAGAATTCTGGTACGCTTGGCGCCACCAGATCAACTTCTTGGCTGACAAGGGCTACCACGTTGTGGCTCCTGATTTGAGAGGCTATGGTGACTCTGACGCTCCCCTCAGCCCCAGCTCCTACAGCATGGTGCACATAGTTGGAGACCTCATCGGCCTAATTGATCATTTTGGTCAACAAAAG GTTTATGTAGTAGGACACGACTGGGGAGCAGTTGCTGGGTGGTATCTGAGTTTGTTCAGACCAGATAAAGTTATGGGGCTTGTCACTCTAACTGTTCCATATTATCCAAGGTCTCCGACCACTAAGACTATCCCATCAATCAAACAAGTTTATGGAGATGGATGTCATGCCATTCAATTCCAG GAACCGGGAAGAGCAGAGAGAGCGTTTGCGAGGTATGACTACACGAcagtgatgaagaagttcttgctTATAACTGACAAAATGATAGCCCCTCCGGACATGGAGATCATTGATTTTCTGGAGACAAAGTGGTCATTGCCACCATGGCTAACAGAAGAGGATATCCAGGTGTATGCTGAAAAATTTGAGGAATCTGGCTTCACTGGTGCTTTCAACTACTACCGTGCCATGGACCT GTACAGGCATCATATGGACAAGGAATATGGTCCCATTAATACGTATATATCTAAGATGTGGATAAGTACCGTGCCATGGACCTGTAAGTATGCAAATAATAATCATTTTTCTGCTTATTTCTTTTAG
- the LOC126785812 gene encoding probable methyltransferase PMT27 — MALGNRSRSSSNKRSSSSSYTSTVMVMGFVALCVVGVWMMNYSSGGVSTQTATTARTATSTSSSATSSDENNALVENNNNANEKPKAFEDNPGELPDDAMKNGDGTNKADAAANNEAKTSQETKQEQAAAEEQKEDQKQQLFNQAQLSEESTIPENQQAVQTTTDQDKVITADDQPGVKNQQQTNKNSSGNDQTNVESKPQEQPAETNVDQNKQNNNAEAFQDQKPGNADQARVQPQQQQQEQPQQQSQGVERNENPQESQNNIQDSSNQQQQQQPQQPENQHQQHNQEQEQHDQQKQQQYPDETNHAHTLTNEPDQQKQNQGQPQQQQHPQQPLQQQESHPQRKKGNGDQNSKASESNSGDTLLNGGDSSGIPKESKDSKKSWGTQADQSENEKERRKDEKEGQDSIYGYSWQLCNTTTGPDYIPCLDNTKAIKKLRSTKHFQHRERHCPQEGPTCLVPLPEGYKTPIEWPKSRDKIWYHNVPHTLLAEVKGHQNWVKVSGELLTFPGGGTQFIHGALLYIDFLQDAVPNLAWGKRTRVILDVGCGVASLGGYLFDRDVLTMSFAPKDEHEAQVQFALERGIPAISAVMGTQRLPFPSRVFDAVHCARCRVPWHSEGGMLLLELNRVLRPGGYFIWSATPVYGKGDEDKEIWKEMTALTKSMCWDLVVIKNHKVNSVAAAIYRKPTSNECYEQRKQNQPPMCKTDDDPNAAWYVPLQACMHRVPVDTSERGTQWPDNWPNRLQTPPYWLNSSQMGIYGKPAPQDFARDYEHWKRVINNSYMKSLGINWSGVRNVMDMRSVYGGFAAALRDLKVWVMNVVNVDSADTLPIIYERGLFGIYHDWCESFSTYPRTYDLVHADHLFSSLKKRCRLAPVMAEIDRIVRPGGKLIVRDESSAIGEVENLLKSLHWEVHLTFSKNQEGMLSAQKGNWRPTILADSS; from the exons ATGGCGTTGGGGAATAGGTCACGCAGTAGCAGTAACAAGCGCTCGTCGTCGAGCTCTTACACATCGACCGTTATGGTAATGGGGTTCGTAGCCTTGTGTGTGGTTGGTGTGTGGATGATGAATTACTCTAGCGGTGGAGTTTCGACTCAAACTGCCACCACCGCGCGAACCGCCACCTCCACTTCCTCGTCGGCTACTTCCTCGGATGAAAACAATGCACTcgttgaaaataataataatgcaaatgagaagccAAAGGCCTTTGAAGACAATCCGGGTGAACTTCCGGACGATGCTATGAAAAATGGTGATGGGACTAACAAAGCGGATGCTGCTGCTAACAACGAGGCAAAGACGTCCCAAGAAACTAAACAAGAGCAAGCTGCTGCTGAAGAACAGAAAGAGGATCAGAAGCAGCAATTGTTCAATCAAGCACAATTATCTGAGGAAAGCACTATACCTGAAAACCAACAAGCTGTACAAACGACCACTGACCAAGATAAGGTCATCACTGCTGATGATCAACCTGGCGTGAAAAATCAGCAACAGACAAACAAGAACAGCAGTGGAAATGATCAAACAAATGTAGAGAGCAAACCTCAAGAACAACCTGCAGAAACAAATGTTGATCAAAACAAGCAAAACAATAATGCGGAAGCTTTTCAGGACCAAAAACCGGGGAATGCAGATCAAGCACGAGTGCAACcacaacagcagcagcaggaACAACCACAACAGCAGTCGCAAGGTGttgaaagaaatgaaaatccaCAGGAGTCCCAGAATAATATTCAAGACTCCTCAAATCAacagcagcaacaacaaccGCAGCAGCCTGAGAATCAGCATCAACAACATAATCAGGAACAAGAGCAACATGACCAACAAAAACAGCAACAATACCCTGACGAGACGAACCATGCTCACACCCTAACAAATGAGCCTGACCAACAAAAGCAAAACCAAGGACAACCACAACAGCAGCAGCATCCGCAGCAGCCACTACAACAACAAGAATCTCATCCTCAGCGAAAGAAAGGTAATGGTGATCAAAACAGTAAGGCCAGCGAGTCCAACTCGGGTGACACGCTACTCAACGGCGGGGACAGCTCGGGCATTCCGAAAGAGTCAAAGGATTCGAAGAAGTCGTGGGGGACTCAAGCGGATCAGTCGGAGAACGAGAAGGAGAGGCGCAAGGATGAAAAAGAAGGTCAAGATAGCATCTATGGGTACTCGTGGCAGCTTTGCAATACGACTACGGGTCCGGATTATATACCTTGTTTGGACAACACAAAGGCAATAAAGAAGCTGCGTTCGACCAAACACTTCCAGCACCGAGAAAGGCATTGTCCGCAGGAGGGTCCCACTTGCCTGGTTCCACTGCCGGAGGGTTACAAGACGCCGATCGAGTGGCCGAAAAGCAGAGACAAG ATATGGTATCACAATGTACCGCACACATTGCTGGCGGAGGTGAAGGGACACCAGAACTGGGTTAAGGTGTCCGGTGAGTTGCTAACTTTTCCGGGTGGTGGGACCCAGTTCATACATGGTGCTCTCCTCTACATTGATTTCCTTCAAGAC GCAGTACCGAATCTCGCATGGGGAAAGCGCACTCGAGTTATACTGGACGTTGGTTGTGGTGTTGCGAGTCTTGGGGGTTATCTTTTTGACAGAGATGTTCTTACAATGTCATTTGCACCCAAAGATGAGCATGAAGCTCAAGTTCAATTTGCCCTGGAAAGGGGTATTCCTGCCATTTCAGCtgtcatgggtactcagaggCTGCCCTTCCCCAGCAGGGTCTTTGATGCCGTCCACTGTGCACGATGCAGAGTGCCTTGGCACAGCGAAG GTGGAATGCTTCTTTTGGAATTGAATCGTGTTTTGAGGCCCGGGGGTTACTTCATTTGGTCAGCCACTCCTGTTTATGGAAAGGGCGACGAAGATAAAGAAATATGGAAAG AAATGACTGCCTTAACAAAGTCTATGTGTTGGGATCTTGTCGTGATCAAGAACCACAAAGTAAATTCAGTTGCGGCTGCTATCTACCGGAAGCCAACCTCGAACGAATGCTATGAACAAAGAAAGCAAAATCAGCCTCCTATGTGCAAGACCGATGATGACCCCAACGCTGCCTG GTATGTACCTCTGCAGGCCTGTATGCACAGGGTTCCCGTTGACACATCTGAGAGAGGGACTCAATGGCCTGATAACTGGCCTAATCGACTGCAAACTCCTCCTTACTGGTTAAACAGCTCCCAAATGGGTATTTATGGAAAACCAGCACcccaagattttgcaagagattATGAACACTGGAAACGTGTGATCAACAACAGTTACATGAAGAGTTTGGGTATCAATTGGTCCGGAGTCAGAAATGTCATGGATATGAGATCTGTGTATGGAGG GTTTGCCGCGGCTCTCAGGGATCTTAAAGTGTGGGTGATGAATGTGGTGAATGTAGATTCTGCAGATACTCTCCCCATCATATATGAACGGGGTCTTTTTGGAATATATCATGATTGGTGTGAATCTTTCAGCACCTATCCAAGAACCTATGACCTCGTCCATGCAGATCATCTATTTTCTTCGCTCAAAAAGAG GTGCAGACTTGCTCCAGTAATGGCAGAAATTGATCGGATTGTCAGGCCGGGAGGTAAATTGATTGTCCGTGATGAATCCAGCGCAATTGGGGAGGTGGAGAACTTGTTGAAGTCTCTGCACTGGGAGGTTCACCTGACCTTCTCCAAAAACCAAGAAGGAATGCTTAGTGCACAGAAAGGCAATTGGCGGCCAACCATATTGGCAGATAGTTCTTAA
- the LOC126786298 gene encoding uncharacterized protein LOC126786298 isoform X1, which produces MNLMMMNYEVDHQRIKTNGIWMHVAEKGTGPLVLLIHGFPEFWYAWRHQINFLADKGYHVVAPDLRGYGDSDAPLSPSSYSMVHIVGDLIGLIDHFGQQKVYVVGHDWGAVAGWYLSLFRPDKVMGLVTLTVPYYPRSPTTKTIPSIKQVYGDGCHAIQFQEPGRAERAFARYDYTTVMKKFLLITDKMIAPPDMEIIDFLETKWSLPPWLTEEDIQVYAEKFEESGFTGAFNYYRAMDLTWELLAPWQGSKITVPVKFIVGNKEFGFQSGGVKDFVEGDEFKSLVPDLEVVVIDGHHFIQEENHQEVSNHILSFLEKHPMDQ; this is translated from the exons ATgaatttgatgatgatgaattaTGAGGTTGACCACCAAAGGATCAAAACCAATGGAATATGGATGCATGTAGCAGAGAAAGGTACAGGTCCTCTTGTTTTGTTGATTCATGGCTTCCCAGAATTCTGGTACGCTTGGCGCCACCAGATCAACTTCTTGGCTGACAAGGGCTACCACGTTGTGGCTCCTGATTTGAGAGGCTATGGTGACTCTGACGCTCCCCTCAGCCCCAGCTCCTACAGCATGGTGCACATAGTTGGAGACCTCATCGGCCTAATTGATCATTTTGGTCAACAAAAG GTTTATGTAGTAGGACACGACTGGGGAGCAGTTGCTGGGTGGTATCTGAGTTTGTTCAGACCAGATAAAGTTATGGGGCTTGTCACTCTAACTGTTCCATATTATCCAAGGTCTCCGACCACTAAGACTATCCCATCAATCAAACAAGTTTATGGAGATGGATGTCATGCCATTCAATTCCAG GAACCGGGAAGAGCAGAGAGAGCGTTTGCGAGGTATGACTACACGAcagtgatgaagaagttcttgctTATAACTGACAAAATGATAGCCCCTCCGGACATGGAGATCATTGATTTTCTGGAGACAAAGTGGTCATTGCCACCATGGCTAACAGAAGAGGATATCCAGGTGTATGCTGAAAAATTTGAGGAATCTGGCTTCACTGGTGCTTTCAACTACTACCGTGCCATGGACCT GACTTGGGAGCTTCTTGCACCCTGGCAAGGATCAAAAATCACTGTGCCCGTGAAGTTCATAGTCGGTAACAAAGAATTTGGATTCCAGTCTGGTGGTGTAAAGGACTTTGTGGAAGGTGATGAGTTCAAGAGCCTTGTCCCGGACCTGGAAGTGGTTGTTATAGACGGACACCATTTTATTCAAGAAGAGAACCATCAAGAAGTCTCCAACCATATACTTTCCTTCCTGGAAAAACATCCAATGGATCAGTGA
- the LOC126785896 gene encoding uncharacterized protein LOC126785896 isoform X1, with protein sequence MRAPPPLSLKLIFPPNITTRIIRSRGPTLRRFSNPMADEASTTETVDAAKNKEEQQKPEPEKSEVPPPPEKPEPGDCCGSGCVRCVWDVYYDELDEYNKLYKSRSVRMGRSEFMFAAAVVLLLLGNGVVEGSKSSSAFVQNVIYSNKIAIFSKSYCPYCLRAKGIFSELNEQPYVVELDLRGNQWNCVVLLGFKSILLSRILSELYVVDDGGQIQSVLLDVVGRSTVPQVFVNGKHIGGCDDLKATVASGQLQKILGIS encoded by the exons ATGAGAGCCCCTCCCCCTCTTTCCCTCAAGCTTATATTCCCTCCCAACATAACAACCCGAATCATCCGCAGCCGAGGCCCCACCTTGCGCCGCTTCAGCAACCCCATGGCCGACGAAGCTTCGACGACTGAGACGGTTGATGCGGCGAAGAATAAGGAAGAACAACAAAAGCCGGAGCCGGAGAAATCGGAAGTTCCGCCGCCGCCGGAGAAGCCGGAGCCCGGGGATTGCTGCGGCAGCGGCTGCGTCCGCTGCGTCTGGGACGTTTACTACGACGAGCTCGACGAGTACAACAAGCTATACAAAT CTCGATCGGTGAGGATGGGGAGGTCGGAGTTTATGTTCGCCGCGGCGGTGGTGTTGTTGTTGCTCGGGAACGGCGTCGTTGAGGGTTCGAAATCGTCGTCGGCGTTTGTGCAGAACGTCATCTACTCCAATAAGATTGCGATCTTCTCCAAATCGTATTGCCC GTATTGTTTGCGTGCTAAGGGTATATTCAGTGAATTAAACGAGCAACCTTATGTTGTCGAGCTTGATCTTCGAGGTAATCAATGGAATTGCGTTGTTTTGCTCGGCTTTAAGTCCATATTGTTGTCGAGGATTTTGAGTGAGCTATATGTTGTAGATGATGGAGGGCAGATTCAGAGTGTTCTTCTAGATGTGGTTGGCCGATCCACTGTCCCACAAGTGTTTGTGAATGGCAAGCACATTGGCGGTTGTGATG ATCTCAAAGCCACTGTTGCGAGTGGTCAACTTCAGAAGATTCTTGGTATAAGTTGA